Part of the Musa acuminata AAA Group cultivar baxijiao chromosome BXJ3-10, Cavendish_Baxijiao_AAA, whole genome shotgun sequence genome, TCAcattaatttaatataaataaagaaCATGATTCTTCTTCTAAATTTATGGAACTTACTCTTATCAAAAGATACCACGAGCCTCAATCCAATATAAATATTATACCACTTCTGACGGGGAGGGGAGGAGCGGCGTGCCGGTTCACTACTTCATGAAGTCTATCCGGACGCCGTCCACGGTGGTGTTGACCCCCGTGCCGCCTCTTGGCACCAGTGTCACCCAGATGCTGTCATCTTCGTCTGCCTCGAGGTCTTCCAAAAGTTCCGATATACCGAGCTTAAGGTGGCTTTTCATCTTCGAACCCACGCCGCCATCCTCATGGCTTTTCGTCCTCGAGACGTGGTGGAGATTGACGAAGGTCCCTGCGAACTCCCTCGACTTTGGGCTCAGGACGGTTTCGTCGACGACGTTGATGAACACATCGAATTTGACGAATCTGCTTCTCTTAGTATCGATTCCGTAGACCAATAagatctcctcttcttcctctttttcttgccCTGTCCTGTTGATCCTTGGCCTGTCAACCCTCACGGTGATGGTCTTGTCCAGTGTCCAGCTACCATCTTCGGAGAGTTGTGAACGATCCGTTTCGCCGGGCATTCTCAGTACGCCTTCGCCATTACGCTTCTTCAATATGTCGCGCGCGATCTTAGGGTGAACGGAAGGCTTGGGACGTGCAGCGAGCCATGGCATGTCGATGTCTTCGTACCGGTACCTGAGTTTGTCTATGTTCAACACGTCGCGCACCTTGATCCTGCGCAGGCGCACATTCTCGTCGTAGAAGGTGAACTCCGACTCGAGCCACTCCTGGTCGACGAACTCCGGCTTGTCGCCGTGCAGCTTCTTCCACACCGTCCACATGCGGTCGATGTTGGAGTGGTGCGCGAAGAACACTTCGTCTCGCGCGGCGGAGTAGAACGCCCCCATGTTCTCTCTTTCGGGGTTGTACCTGTTCCCCACCCAGCTGTGCAACGTGTTGTGAGGTGCCGCTTCGATCGTCCCGGGCCCATCACACCACCCCTCGACACCGGAGTGCAGCTTGCAACCCATGAACAGCTCGGGCTTCTTCGCTCCCGAGATCATCTGGTGGTACATGAACGCGAGGTTGTCGGTGATCTGCACGTCGCTGGCGAGGTCATGATCCACGTAGTCGAAGTCATCGACGGCGGCCTCCCGTAGGTGAATGGCGTCGCGTTCCGTCTCATTCAGAGCTCCCTTCCGGTAGATGTCGGGGAACCACATGCCCTCGGGGGTGTCCCAGCTCCAGTAGGGGAGCGCGAAGGTGTCGTCTCCCATGAACTTCCCGAGGATGCGCTCGTGGAAATAGATGAAGGCTCGGTGCCAGGGGAAGAAGAGCCATGACCTGTGGATCTTGAAGAGGGCAGAGGAGTTCATCTGGTCGTAGGCGCCGGTGCAGTAGAGGCAGTGCATGTTGGCCTGGCGCCAAAAGTTGTGGGGATGGTCAGGCGGGATCTGCTTCATGATGGCCACCGCCCTCTCATACTTGGCCACGAACTCCTCGTCGACGAGATGAGCAGGCCGTCGGATACGCACCGGCGACGACGGATCCGGGAACTCGAAGTCGAGCAAGGTTTGGTCGGCGTCCTTCCAGGCCGGGCAACAGTAGACCGGACGATCGGCGTCCGAGAATGAAGCATGGCAAACCGATAGGTTTGCTTTGAGGGGAATGCCCTTGTACTCCCTGCTCTTGCTTCCATCTCTCTGTTCTCCGCCTTGAGGATTCACTGGTATTCTGCAAGTTCAAACTCCGTTTCAGCATTTTGGATCCGAGATCGTTGCAAATCAAAGAAAATATATAGCATTTCACCCCACATATATAGGATTCACATTATTCGATTACATTACACCTTGTTTCTTCAGCTAAATACGAACTCAGAACACAAGGAACTGAACCGCCAACGTATGATGGGGaaattctttttctttatttttccctTAAGAAAGCCATACTTGTCACGCCGTGGATCCCACATCCGTTACTGCTCGGAACACGTTCACCGACTTTGGAACGTGGCCCACGACACCCAATATTTAATTCCTCTCACGCGGCCCACCATCGTCAATCATTGCAGGAGAGCGAGCCCATCAATGATTGACATAGCAATCGATGACCCTTACCATG contains:
- the LOC135651971 gene encoding polyphenol oxidase I, chloroplastic-like, which produces MEGKRWLSLLLLVLVLVGISMDLPREAPAASSNILKSSSARIPVNPQGGEQRDGSKSREYKGIPLKANLSVCHASFSDADRPVYCCPAWKDADQTLLDFEFPDPSSPVRIRRPAHLVDEEFVAKYERAVAIMKQIPPDHPHNFWRQANMHCLYCTGAYDQMNSSALFKIHRSWLFFPWHRAFIYFHERILGKFMGDDTFALPYWSWDTPEGMWFPDIYRKGALNETERDAIHLREAAVDDFDYVDHDLASDVQITDNLAFMYHQMISGAKKPELFMGCKLHSGVEGWCDGPGTIEAAPHNTLHSWVGNRYNPERENMGAFYSAARDEVFFAHHSNIDRMWTVWKKLHGDKPEFVDQEWLESEFTFYDENVRLRRIKVRDVLNIDKLRYRYEDIDMPWLAARPKPSVHPKIARDILKKRNGEGVLRMPGETDRSQLSEDGSWTLDKTITVRVDRPRINRTGQEKEEEEEILLVYGIDTKRSRFVKFDVFINVVDETVLSPKSREFAGTFVNLHHVSRTKSHEDGGVGSKMKSHLKLGISELLEDLEADEDDSIWVTLVPRGGTGVNTTVDGVRIDFMK